A region of Nostoc sp. 'Peltigera membranacea cyanobiont' N6 DNA encodes the following proteins:
- a CDS encoding ABC transporter ATP-binding protein: MVKELAICTRGLTKQFDRHVAVNDVDLEIQAGEVYGLIGPNGAGKTTLIRMLATAEEPTTGEIYINGDRLLRDKSNPKLKGRLGYLPDDYPLYEDLTVWDYLDYFARLYRLREPRRTQRLHEVLELIQLGNKRHSQISTLSRGMKQRLSLARTIIHEPILLLLDEPVSGLDPIARMHFREVIKALQEAGMTVIISSHVLSDLAELCTSVGIMELGFLVESTSLQHLYQRLSHQQIVISTLGNLETLLRELKHHHLVEEWEVISGKNSIRVNFSGKEEDSAELLRSLIKAGIPLTDFHCTQEDLETIFLKLGHKQAS; this comes from the coding sequence ATGGTAAAAGAATTAGCAATTTGCACCCGTGGACTCACTAAGCAATTTGACCGGCACGTTGCTGTCAATGATGTTGATTTAGAAATCCAGGCGGGGGAAGTATATGGACTGATTGGGCCCAATGGCGCGGGTAAAACAACTCTCATTCGGATGTTGGCAACTGCTGAGGAACCAACTACGGGTGAGATTTATATTAATGGCGATCGCCTCCTCCGTGACAAGAGTAATCCCAAACTTAAGGGTCGTCTAGGCTACTTACCCGATGACTACCCGTTATATGAGGATCTTACAGTCTGGGACTATCTAGATTATTTTGCGCGTCTTTATCGCTTGCGAGAACCACGTCGCACTCAACGCCTACATGAAGTTTTAGAACTAATCCAACTTGGTAATAAACGCCACAGTCAGATTTCTACTCTGTCGCGGGGGATGAAACAGCGCTTAAGTTTAGCGCGAACCATTATCCACGAACCGATTTTACTACTACTAGATGAGCCGGTTTCTGGGCTTGACCCCATCGCTAGGATGCACTTCCGTGAAGTCATCAAGGCTTTGCAAGAAGCTGGGATGACTGTAATTATTTCCTCCCATGTTCTCAGCGATTTAGCTGAATTATGTACATCTGTAGGAATTATGGAACTTGGGTTCTTGGTAGAAAGTACCTCGTTACAACACCTTTATCAACGTCTTTCCCACCAGCAAATTGTGATATCAACTCTGGGGAACCTAGAGACACTTTTAAGGGAACTGAAACATCATCATTTAGTAGAAGAGTGGGAGGTGATATCAGGAAAAAATAGCATCCGGGTGAATTTTTCCGGTAAAGAAGAAGATAGTGCTGAGTTGTTGCGATCGCTAATCAAAGCAGGGATTCCCCTGACTGATTTTCACTGCACTCAAGAAGACTTAGAAACTATTTTCTTAAAATTAGGTCACAAACAAGCATCTTAA
- a CDS encoding mechanosensitive ion channel family protein encodes MDLKQISLVASQLLTLFGLKILGAIALWLIAQRLIDFALKLARRAFRSQHVDPTLINYLLNIIGVTLRIILVVAILGFFGVETTSFAALLAGAGIAIGAAWGGLLANFAAGAFLIVFRPFKVGDFITTAGVTGTVTELGLFTTSINTPDNVLTIVANNKIFADNIQNYSANPYRRVDLVAQLHHEVKHNEAIALLKAKISQIPNVLQNPAPDVEIQTFNFAGPVLAVRPYCNNEYYWQVYFDTNKAIRETFSEAGYPIPEYRYAVSGSSGNGINNVIPPLSEIT; translated from the coding sequence ATGGATTTAAAACAAATTAGTTTGGTTGCTAGTCAACTTCTAACTCTGTTTGGGCTGAAAATTTTAGGGGCGATCGCTCTGTGGCTGATTGCTCAACGCTTGATTGATTTTGCATTGAAGCTAGCGCGACGTGCTTTCCGAAGCCAACACGTCGATCCGACACTGATTAACTATCTTCTGAATATCATTGGCGTTACGCTGAGAATTATTCTAGTTGTAGCAATTCTCGGCTTCTTTGGGGTTGAAACAACTTCCTTTGCTGCATTGCTAGCAGGAGCCGGCATTGCAATTGGTGCAGCCTGGGGGGGACTATTGGCCAACTTTGCAGCCGGAGCATTTTTAATCGTTTTTCGACCATTTAAAGTTGGTGATTTCATCACAACAGCAGGTGTCACAGGCACTGTTACCGAACTTGGGTTGTTCACAACTAGTATCAATACACCTGATAACGTATTGACGATTGTTGCCAATAATAAAATCTTTGCTGACAATATCCAGAATTATTCTGCCAATCCTTACCGTCGCGTTGATTTAGTGGCTCAACTTCATCATGAAGTGAAACATAACGAAGCGATCGCACTTTTAAAAGCGAAAATTAGCCAAATTCCTAATGTCCTCCAAAATCCAGCACCGGATGTAGAAATTCAGACTTTCAATTTTGCCGGGCCTGTACTAGCAGTACGTCCTTATTGCAATAATGAATATTACTGGCAGGTTTACTTCGATACGAATAAAGCTATCCGTGAAACCTTTAGCGAAGCTGGATATCCGATTCCCGAATACCGTTATGCAGTTAGCGGTTCATCTGGTAATGGAATTAATAATGTCATCCCACCACTATCAGAAATAACTTGA
- the leuB gene encoding 3-isopropylmalate dehydrogenase, producing MTQNYRITLLPGDGIGPEIMAVAVDVLKVVGKQFDLKFEFQEALIGGAAIDATGEPLPSATLEACRNSDAVLLAAIGGYKWDSLPSNLRPEAGLLGLRAGLGLFANLRPAKILPQLIDASTLKREIVEGVDIMVVRELTGGIYFGKPKGIFATETGEKRGVNTMVYTESEIERIGRVAFEAAKKRGGKLCSVDKANVLEVSQLWRDRITQLSQEYPDIELSHLYVDNAAMQLVRAPKQFDTIVTGNLFGDILSDAAAMLTGSIGMLPSASLGASGPGVFEPVHGSAPDIAGQDNANPLAQVLSAAMMLRYGLDQPQAADRIEQAVLQVLEQGDRTGDIISPGKNLLGCRAMGDSLIKAIEQK from the coding sequence ATGACCCAGAACTACCGCATTACTCTACTCCCCGGCGATGGCATTGGCCCTGAAATTATGGCAGTGGCGGTAGATGTGCTGAAAGTCGTAGGGAAGCAATTCGATCTGAAGTTTGAATTTCAAGAAGCCCTGATCGGTGGTGCAGCAATTGACGCTACAGGGGAACCCTTACCATCTGCCACTCTAGAGGCTTGCCGTAACAGTGATGCTGTGTTGCTTGCTGCCATTGGTGGTTACAAGTGGGATTCCCTGCCATCTAATTTACGCCCAGAAGCAGGTTTGTTAGGGCTACGCGCAGGTTTGGGATTATTTGCCAATTTGCGCCCAGCGAAAATTTTGCCCCAGCTAATTGATGCCTCGACTTTGAAACGCGAAATTGTCGAAGGCGTGGATATTATGGTGGTGCGCGAACTGACTGGTGGCATTTACTTCGGTAAACCTAAAGGGATTTTTGCCACAGAAACTGGTGAGAAACGCGGTGTAAATACAATGGTTTACACCGAATCGGAAATTGAACGTATTGGGCGGGTGGCTTTTGAGGCAGCAAAAAAACGCGGTGGTAAACTTTGTTCGGTGGATAAAGCGAACGTATTAGAAGTATCTCAGTTGTGGCGCGATCGCATCACCCAACTTTCTCAAGAGTATCCAGATATCGAACTCTCTCATTTATATGTAGACAATGCTGCTATGCAGTTAGTACGCGCTCCCAAGCAGTTCGACACCATTGTTACAGGCAATTTGTTTGGCGATATTCTCTCTGATGCTGCTGCCATGCTCACAGGTAGTATTGGGATGTTACCCTCAGCTAGTTTGGGCGCTTCTGGGCCTGGTGTGTTTGAACCAGTCCACGGTTCCGCCCCAGATATTGCCGGACAGGATAACGCAAATCCTCTCGCGCAGGTTTTGAGTGCGGCGATGATGTTGCGCTACGGTTTAGACCAACCACAAGCAGCAGATCGCATCGAACAAGCTGTATTGCAAGTTTTAGAACAAGGCGATCGCACAGGGGATATAATTTCTCCAGGAAAAAACCTCTTGGGTTGCCGCGCTATGGGAGACTCACTCATTAAAGCTATTGAACAAAAATAA
- a CDS encoding ABC transporter permease subunit, with translation MMPNLIDKIGDWNPQLLRELKGRLKFFNIAIAVAASLLLQLVVFLYQFREFPDDKYWLTDTYCRLSQAYQQRQNQALQQSDQSRIAEYNNLIVNNICPQNEIDWQLWWRDHWEYIFLTFSVIFVFTLLVAGTYLIINDLAKEETRGTLNFIRLSPQSETNILTGKLLGVPSLIYLVILVSVPLHLWAGYSAQIAFTSILSYYAILAASCIFFSSAALLFGLVSNKFGGFQPWIGSGAVFIFLMMPILMAPSYSYNSNNSVAWFTLFNPVETTNYLFPNFLHLNNGSPLKNLEFFYLPLGRSFVSLIGFHLLNFGLCSYGIFQALKRCFRNPQASTINKGQSYLFIAFSQMMMWGFILQNWEQITNVDEQIEQSLTLVGVYNFISLFSFIAILSPHRQAVQDWARYRHQEFSSRKSVWQDLIFAEKSPAIVAIAINLAIVSIPWIVWISLTSVIDTVHSHWAGDNFDKFKLLLALALSVSLMLIYATIAQLILLLKTPKRSFWAIGTLGTAMFLPSLILGLLGISSSAYPTVWLFSTFPWVAIEYASATTIFMAFLAQLSVLALLNFKLTRQVRLVGESATKALLAGR, from the coding sequence ATGATGCCCAATTTAATAGACAAAATCGGCGATTGGAATCCGCAACTCTTGCGGGAACTCAAAGGACGGCTGAAATTTTTTAATATTGCGATCGCAGTTGCAGCATCCTTATTATTGCAACTGGTAGTTTTTTTATATCAGTTCCGCGAGTTTCCTGATGATAAATACTGGCTAACCGATACATACTGTCGTTTGAGTCAAGCATATCAACAGCGACAAAATCAGGCTTTACAGCAATCAGATCAATCTAGAATTGCTGAGTACAATAATTTAATCGTAAATAATATTTGTCCGCAAAACGAAATCGATTGGCAGTTGTGGTGGCGAGATCACTGGGAATATATATTTCTGACGTTTAGTGTAATTTTTGTATTTACACTATTAGTTGCAGGAACTTATTTAATAATCAATGATTTAGCCAAAGAAGAAACTCGCGGGACGCTGAATTTTATCCGTCTCAGTCCCCAATCAGAAACAAATATATTGACTGGCAAATTGCTAGGAGTACCGAGTTTAATTTATCTCGTAATCCTAGTTTCAGTTCCTTTACATTTATGGGCTGGTTATTCTGCCCAAATTGCTTTTACTTCCATTTTGAGTTACTACGCTATTCTTGCTGCAAGCTGTATTTTCTTCTCCAGTGCTGCACTGCTTTTTGGTTTGGTTAGTAATAAGTTTGGCGGTTTTCAGCCTTGGATAGGTAGTGGTGCAGTTTTCATTTTCTTAATGATGCCAATCTTAATGGCACCATCTTATAGCTACAATTCAAACAATTCAGTTGCTTGGTTTACACTGTTTAACCCTGTGGAGACAACGAATTATCTCTTTCCTAACTTTTTACATTTAAATAATGGTTCTCCCCTGAAAAACTTAGAGTTTTTCTATTTACCATTAGGAAGAAGTTTTGTTAGTCTTATTGGCTTCCATCTATTGAATTTTGGATTGTGTAGTTACGGTATTTTCCAAGCTCTTAAACGTTGCTTCCGTAATCCTCAAGCCTCAACGATCAATAAGGGACAGAGTTATTTATTTATAGCTTTTTCCCAGATGATGATGTGGGGATTTATCTTACAAAATTGGGAACAAATTACCAATGTCGATGAACAAATTGAGCAAAGTTTGACCTTGGTGGGAGTATACAATTTCATATCGCTTTTTAGTTTTATTGCGATTCTTTCCCCTCACCGTCAAGCCGTACAAGATTGGGCAAGATATCGACATCAGGAATTTTCTAGTCGCAAGAGTGTTTGGCAGGATCTAATTTTTGCTGAAAAAAGCCCTGCAATCGTGGCGATCGCTATTAATCTGGCAATTGTTAGTATCCCTTGGATAGTCTGGATTTCACTCACATCTGTTATTGATACAGTCCATAGTCACTGGGCGGGTGACAATTTTGACAAGTTTAAATTACTTTTAGCCCTGGCTTTATCTGTGAGCTTAATGTTGATTTATGCTACCATCGCCCAATTGATACTTTTGCTAAAAACTCCTAAACGTTCTTTCTGGGCAATTGGAACTTTAGGTACAGCGATGTTTCTACCATCGCTGATTCTAGGACTTCTCGGTATCTCCTCATCGGCATATCCTACTGTCTGGTTATTTTCAACTTTTCCTTGGGTAGCTATAGAATACGCTAGTGCAACAACAATTTTTATGGCATTCCTCGCTCAGTTGAGTGTTTTAGCGTTGTTGAATTTCAAGTTAACAAGGCAGGTAAGATTAGTAGGCGAATCTGCTACGAAAGCATTGTTAGCAGGACGCTAG
- a CDS encoding DUF1003 domain-containing protein has product MTHKAHDTANKHLSSDTNELKEKKVSRNQVIVAPLPDPIAKNIEAIISLHTQSVREIPAHQRILEAIATFFGRSTFMYSLLVVLALWIFGSFFDGFLPFNLPAFSWSNQGLDAAALVISTGVLVRQTRQENFAEQRAQLMLQLNLLSEQKIAKIIALLEELRTDLPNVINRHDSEAKLMQEPADPIAVLEALQKNLAEELSSTEENNMS; this is encoded by the coding sequence ATGACTCACAAGGCACACGACACAGCCAATAAACACTTAAGCTCAGATACTAACGAACTCAAAGAGAAAAAAGTTTCTCGAAATCAAGTGATCGTGGCTCCATTACCAGACCCGATTGCAAAAAATATTGAAGCGATTATTTCACTTCATACCCAGTCAGTTCGAGAGATTCCCGCCCACCAACGCATACTAGAAGCGATCGCTACATTCTTTGGGCGATCGACATTTATGTATAGTTTGCTAGTCGTGCTGGCTCTGTGGATTTTTGGCAGTTTTTTTGATGGCTTTTTGCCATTCAATCTACCCGCGTTTAGCTGGTCAAATCAAGGCTTAGACGCTGCTGCATTGGTAATTTCAACTGGAGTATTGGTGCGACAAACTCGCCAAGAAAACTTTGCCGAACAGAGGGCGCAACTGATGCTACAGCTTAACCTGCTCTCCGAGCAAAAAATTGCCAAGATTATTGCTCTATTAGAAGAACTCCGTACTGATTTGCCTAATGTGATAAATCGGCATGATTCGGAAGCGAAATTGATGCAGGAACCGGCTGACCCGATCGCGGTATTAGAAGCACTCCAGAAAAACTTAGCTGAAGAACTGTCATCTACAGAAGAAAACAATATGAGTTGA
- a CDS encoding MFS transporter, with product MDSVQVETTAPLTLEISQIASPATALSPTSRIPKDAIRTSLKASTADSVLASVYSLGTGGILLSNFLVELGASPLVFGMLCSIPMLVNLIQPLGAYLSERSSSRFQYSLRTHGIGRLLWLVLVIGIVAVSLGVINTHQLAILTLLIVLFSNLLGGLGTASWLSWVAMIVPRQLRGRYFGTRNSAANLTNLVCVPMAGLAVSHWYGGTLQGYGVVLLISIVLGIAGLGCQYFQVDMNPRSQNTYYGKLTQTSEILPEIAKDESSEVAQSIHPPQNQLANSIWKNSNFLRFLLYFSFWNLAVNLSSPFFNLYMLDRLDLDVSYVTIYNSLQAGATLLMLILWGKLADKIGNRPILISIGVLVAATPPLWLGIGANHLDIWLWLPLLHILAGGTWAAIDLCSNNIQLAIAPTQNQSIYFAIAAAVAGASGALGTTIGSFIIQFAQFGGLLGLFALSGLFRLAAIVPLVFVKEPGR from the coding sequence ATGGATTCTGTTCAGGTTGAAACAACTGCGCCACTGACTCTGGAAATTTCCCAGATTGCCTCACCAGCAACAGCACTTTCTCCAACCTCTCGAATTCCTAAGGATGCTATTCGCACAAGTTTAAAAGCCTCCACAGCGGATTCTGTCTTAGCATCGGTTTACTCTCTTGGAACTGGCGGCATTTTACTCAGCAATTTCTTAGTGGAATTGGGTGCTAGTCCATTAGTATTTGGGATGCTTTGCTCTATCCCCATGTTGGTCAATCTGATTCAGCCCTTGGGTGCTTACTTGTCTGAACGTAGCAGCAGCCGCTTTCAATATTCTCTTCGCACACACGGAATTGGTCGGCTGCTATGGCTAGTTCTAGTAATCGGTATTGTAGCTGTAAGCTTGGGAGTGATTAATACTCACCAGTTAGCGATCTTGACACTCTTGATTGTCCTATTCAGCAATCTTTTGGGAGGATTAGGAACTGCATCATGGCTAAGTTGGGTAGCAATGATCGTTCCCAGACAATTGCGAGGCAGGTATTTTGGGACACGCAATAGTGCTGCTAACCTCACCAATTTGGTTTGCGTACCAATGGCTGGTCTAGCTGTATCACATTGGTATGGTGGAACTCTACAAGGCTATGGGGTGGTTTTGTTAATAAGCATTGTGTTGGGAATTGCGGGATTGGGATGTCAGTATTTCCAAGTAGATATGAATCCGCGATCGCAAAACACTTATTATGGCAAGTTAACTCAAACAAGTGAGATTCTACCAGAGATTGCAAAAGATGAATCTTCGGAAGTGGCTCAATCAATTCACCCACCACAAAACCAATTAGCTAACAGTATTTGGAAAAACTCTAACTTTTTAAGATTTCTGCTCTATTTCAGCTTCTGGAATCTTGCTGTTAACCTCAGCAGTCCTTTTTTCAACCTCTACATGCTAGACAGGCTGGATTTGGATGTAAGCTATGTGACTATCTACAACAGCCTTCAGGCGGGGGCCACTTTGCTAATGCTGATTCTATGGGGAAAATTAGCAGATAAGATAGGCAATCGTCCCATCCTCATCTCTATTGGGGTTTTGGTTGCAGCTACACCACCGCTATGGCTGGGGATTGGTGCTAATCACCTTGATATTTGGTTGTGGCTACCTCTGTTACACATTTTGGCTGGAGGTACTTGGGCGGCGATTGACTTGTGCAGTAACAATATACAATTAGCGATCGCCCCAACTCAAAATCAGTCTATCTATTTTGCGATCGCAGCTGCCGTTGCTGGAGCAAGTGGTGCTTTAGGCACAACTATAGGCAGCTTCATTATTCAATTTGCTCAGTTTGGTGGCTTGCTAGGGTTGTTCGCCCTCTCTGGTCTATTCCGACTAGCAGCAATTGTTCCACTGGTTTTTGTCAAAGAGCCGGGGAGGTGA
- the accD gene encoding acetyl-CoA carboxylase, carboxyltransferase subunit beta: protein MANNEESRGLKSLFDWFANRRKSGSTNLERQEREIADGLWHKCSKCGVLAYTKDLKANQMVCIECGHHNRVDSDERIRQLIDNNTWKPLDEHLRPTDPLEFRDRKLYSDRLRETQDKIGLIDAVHTGLGQINGLPIALGVMDFRFMGGSMGSVVGEKLTRMIEQATQRRYPVVIVCTSGGARMQEGMLSLMQMAKISAALQRHKDARLLYIPVLTNPTTGGVTASFAMLGDIILAEPKATIGFAGRRVIEQTLREKLPENFQTAEDLLLHGFVDDIIPRTQLKNTLAQLIALHQPVLTPPHMVLWETMSLTSTAAE, encoded by the coding sequence ATGGCTAACAACGAAGAATCACGTGGTTTAAAGTCTCTATTTGATTGGTTTGCAAATCGACGGAAATCAGGATCTACCAACCTCGAACGCCAAGAACGTGAAATTGCGGATGGTTTGTGGCATAAATGTTCTAAGTGCGGTGTTTTGGCATACACAAAAGACCTGAAAGCCAATCAGATGGTTTGTATCGAATGTGGTCATCACAATCGGGTAGATAGCGATGAACGCATTCGTCAATTGATAGATAACAATACCTGGAAACCCCTAGACGAGCATTTGCGTCCAACCGATCCGCTAGAATTTCGCGATCGCAAACTCTACAGCGATCGCCTGCGGGAAACACAAGATAAAATTGGCTTAATAGACGCAGTTCACACTGGTTTAGGTCAAATCAATGGTTTGCCCATTGCCCTTGGGGTTATGGATTTCCGCTTCATGGGTGGTAGTATGGGTTCGGTTGTGGGAGAAAAACTCACCCGGATGATTGAGCAAGCCACTCAACGACGGTATCCTGTTGTTATTGTCTGCACCTCCGGCGGCGCGAGAATGCAAGAAGGAATGCTCTCCTTGATGCAGATGGCGAAAATTTCCGCAGCCCTACAGCGTCATAAAGACGCGCGACTATTATACATTCCTGTTTTGACCAATCCCACAACGGGCGGCGTTACCGCTAGTTTTGCGATGTTGGGCGATATCATTTTGGCAGAACCCAAAGCAACCATTGGTTTTGCCGGTCGGCGAGTGATTGAGCAAACCCTGCGGGAAAAACTCCCCGAAAATTTTCAGACTGCTGAAGATTTGCTCTTGCATGGTTTTGTTGATGATATCATACCCCGTACCCAATTAAAGAACACCCTAGCCCAGCTGATTGCTCTACACCAGCCGGTACTAACACCACCTCACATGGTTTTGTGGGAAACAATGTCTTTAACTTCTACCGCCGCCGAATAG
- a CDS encoding pentapeptide repeat-containing protein: MLNPTQDLRHTAIEFLEQGSPQRLQILKQLGIARYDFLTKIRLNEANIICMMRFFKYPSQLKFPNLIGADLSGLILDGVNFIRGDLSGANLQGSSLVNADLLFANLMKADLRNADLQGATLNETIWLETLVDKCHFGVGAGLTQLQRQDLELRGARFNS, translated from the coding sequence ATGCTAAATCCAACTCAAGACCTACGCCATACAGCCATCGAGTTTTTAGAACAAGGTTCCCCACAGCGTCTACAAATTCTTAAGCAACTGGGCATCGCTCGTTATGATTTTTTAACTAAAATCCGTCTAAATGAAGCAAATATTATCTGTATGATGAGGTTTTTTAAATATCCAAGTCAGCTAAAGTTTCCTAATCTAATAGGAGCAGATTTATCTGGTTTAATTTTAGATGGAGTAAACTTTATCCGAGGAGATTTGTCTGGAGCAAATCTGCAAGGTAGTAGTTTAGTTAATGCAGACCTATTATTCGCAAATTTAATGAAAGCTGATTTGAGAAATGCAGATTTACAAGGTGCAACTTTGAATGAGACTATTTGGTTGGAGACTCTAGTAGATAAGTGTCACTTTGGCGTAGGTGCTGGTTTAACTCAGCTACAACGTCAAGATTTAGAACTGCGCGGAGCTAGATTTAATTCTTGA
- a CDS encoding prepilin peptidase: MDILFAIPASVMVFALGASIGSFLNVIVYRLPAGLSILWPPSRCPKCLNQLKAYDNVPVFGWISLKGRCRYCKSKISVRYPVVEGVTGIIFLLVFLVFQVSTLTIGYWAFCSWLLALSLIDLDTMTLPNPLTQSGLMVGILFQMVVGYLPEGSFVALVNHLMMAIVGAVLGLWLFDAIALLGSVAFGKTAMGAGDAKLAAMMGAWLGWKYLLLASFIACALGALIGSGVIMHRHKALSQETSRQRLGQKMPFGPFLALGSAIAIFSGEAILSSYLRLFFSAS; this comes from the coding sequence ATGGACATTTTGTTCGCTATTCCAGCGAGTGTAATGGTCTTTGCTTTGGGTGCATCTATTGGCAGTTTTCTCAACGTTATTGTTTATCGGCTACCTGCTGGGTTGTCAATTCTTTGGCCACCTTCTCGTTGTCCTAAATGCTTAAACCAGCTAAAAGCTTACGACAATGTACCAGTATTCGGCTGGATTTCCTTAAAAGGGCGGTGTCGATATTGCAAAAGCAAAATTTCTGTCCGTTATCCCGTGGTAGAAGGGGTGACGGGCATAATTTTTTTGCTGGTTTTTTTAGTATTCCAAGTTTCTACTTTAACAATAGGCTATTGGGCTTTTTGTAGTTGGTTATTAGCACTATCGCTTATCGACCTAGATACAATGACCTTACCTAATCCACTTACTCAGTCGGGTTTAATGGTAGGAATTCTATTCCAAATGGTGGTTGGTTATCTACCAGAGGGTAGTTTTGTGGCATTGGTAAATCATCTTATGATGGCGATAGTCGGCGCAGTCTTAGGTTTATGGTTATTTGATGCGATCGCCCTATTGGGTTCAGTTGCCTTTGGTAAAACTGCAATGGGTGCGGGTGATGCCAAGTTAGCAGCCATGATGGGAGCCTGGTTAGGCTGGAAATATTTGCTCTTAGCTAGTTTTATCGCCTGTGCGCTGGGAGCCTTAATTGGGAGTGGTGTTATTATGCATAGACACAAAGCCCTGAGTCAAGAGACATCGAGACAAAGGTTAGGACAAAAAATGCCTTTTGGCCCTTTTCTGGCTTTAGGATCTGCGATCGCCATATTTAGCGGTGAAGCCATTTTGTCTAGCTACCTGCGGTTATTTTTTTCAGCATCTTGA
- a CDS encoding alpha-amylase, translating to MAQLNGVMMQYFHWYIPPDGNLWNEFKDKVKELADAGVTSVWLPPAYKGTGGGYDVGYGVYDIYDLGEFDQKGSVRTKYGTKDEYIAAVKAAKDAGIRVYADVVLNHKLGADQEEEVEATPYSPDDRNHAIGEMQKIKVWTHFTFPGRQGKYSDMEWHWWHFDAVDYNVYNEGENAVYLFKDKKFDDNVDLEKGAFDYLMGCDLDMESPEVREELNRWGEWFVETTDVDGFRFDAVKHVRAGFFPEWLHHCRQKAGRDLFAVGEYWSYEVEALHHFISITGGDVLLFDAPLHYNFSAASKQGNEYDMRQIFDNTLVQQQPALAVTLVDNHDSQPLQSLESVVESWFKPLAYALILLRSDGYPCIFYADYYGAHYKDKGPDGNEYEIWLDSHQWIIDKFLHARQTYAYGDQYDYFDRANTIGWTRLGDEEHPGGMAVVLSNGGEGTKWMEVGQPNSTYIDITEHISEPVTTNDEGWADFRCNAGSVSVWVPQS from the coding sequence ATGGCTCAACTGAATGGTGTAATGATGCAGTACTTCCATTGGTATATCCCTCCAGATGGCAATCTTTGGAATGAATTTAAAGATAAAGTCAAAGAGTTAGCTGATGCAGGTGTTACATCTGTTTGGCTACCCCCAGCATACAAAGGAACAGGGGGTGGCTACGATGTCGGCTACGGGGTCTACGATATATACGATCTAGGCGAGTTTGACCAAAAAGGCTCGGTTCGGACAAAGTACGGCACAAAAGACGAGTATATCGCTGCTGTCAAGGCGGCAAAAGATGCTGGCATTCGAGTGTATGCGGATGTTGTTCTCAACCACAAGTTAGGTGCAGACCAAGAAGAAGAGGTGGAAGCAACGCCCTATAGTCCAGACGATCGCAACCACGCCATTGGTGAGATGCAAAAGATTAAAGTGTGGACTCACTTTACCTTCCCAGGTCGCCAGGGCAAATACTCCGATATGGAATGGCACTGGTGGCACTTCGACGCAGTTGATTACAACGTTTACAACGAAGGTGAGAACGCAGTTTATCTATTCAAAGATAAAAAATTTGATGATAACGTTGACCTAGAAAAAGGCGCTTTCGACTATCTCATGGGATGCGATTTGGATATGGAAAGTCCAGAAGTTCGTGAGGAGTTGAATCGCTGGGGTGAGTGGTTTGTAGAAACCACTGATGTAGATGGCTTTCGTTTTGATGCTGTTAAACACGTTAGAGCTGGCTTTTTCCCAGAATGGCTGCACCACTGTCGCCAAAAAGCAGGTCGCGATCTTTTTGCCGTGGGTGAGTATTGGTCTTATGAAGTTGAAGCGCTGCACCATTTCATTAGCATCACCGGTGGCGATGTGTTGCTGTTTGATGCGCCATTGCACTATAACTTTAGCGCTGCCAGCAAACAAGGCAATGAATACGATATGCGGCAGATATTTGATAACACCTTGGTGCAACAGCAACCTGCTTTAGCCGTCACCTTAGTTGACAATCATGATTCTCAACCTTTGCAGTCATTGGAGTCTGTAGTAGAAAGCTGGTTTAAACCGTTGGCTTATGCGTTGATCCTACTGCGAAGTGATGGTTATCCCTGTATCTTCTATGCTGATTACTATGGCGCTCATTACAAAGATAAGGGCCCAGATGGCAACGAGTATGAGATTTGGCTCGATAGTCATCAATGGATAATTGATAAATTTTTGCACGCCCGTCAAACCTATGCCTATGGCGACCAATACGATTATTTTGATCGCGCTAATACAATCGGCTGGACACGCTTAGGAGACGAAGAACATCCTGGCGGGATGGCGGTTGTTTTGAGTAATGGGGGAGAGGGGACTAAGTGGATGGAAGTTGGGCAACCCAACAGCACTTACATTGACATCACTGAACATATCAGCGAACCTGTCACAACGAATGATGAGGGCTGGGCTGATTTTCGATGCAATGCTGGTTCTGTTTCTGTCTGGGTTCCACAGTCATAG